One Methylosinus sp. LW4 genomic region harbors:
- the grxC gene encoding glutaredoxin 3 has translation MPQIVIYTTRTCPYCRAAKQLLDVKGAAYEEISVDGDAQKRAEMSRLAEGRTTVPQIFIDGRPIGGCDDLYALDGAGELDPLLAAGEPAP, from the coding sequence ATGCCGCAGATCGTCATCTACACCACGAGAACCTGCCCCTATTGCCGCGCCGCCAAGCAGCTGCTCGACGTGAAAGGCGCAGCCTATGAAGAGATTTCCGTCGACGGCGACGCGCAAAAGCGCGCCGAGATGAGCCGGCTGGCCGAAGGCCGGACCACTGTGCCGCAGATTTTCATCGACGGCCGGCCGATCGGCGGCTGCGACGATCTCTACGCTCTGGACGGCGCCGGCGAGCTCGACCCGCTGCTCGCCGCGGGCGAGCCGGCGCCGTGA